Proteins from a single region of Chryseomicrobium sp. FSL W7-1435:
- the mntR gene encoding transcriptional regulator MntR: MPTPSMEDHIEQIYQLIEQKGYARVSDIAEALEVLPSSVTKMVQKLDKDGYLHYEKYRGLTLTPKGNKLGKKLVKRHDLLENFLRLTGVSEELIYQDVEGIEHHLSWESIDRIAELVLFFEEHPELQQKLEQFRSDTKVED; encoded by the coding sequence GTGCCAACACCAAGTATGGAAGACCACATTGAACAAATCTATCAATTGATCGAACAAAAAGGGTATGCACGTGTATCTGATATCGCGGAAGCCTTGGAAGTCCTTCCTTCGTCCGTAACAAAGATGGTGCAAAAGCTGGATAAGGACGGTTACTTGCATTACGAAAAGTACCGTGGTTTAACATTGACCCCAAAAGGAAATAAGTTAGGAAAAAAACTCGTGAAGCGACATGACCTGTTAGAGAATTTTTTGCGCCTTACAGGCGTTTCTGAAGAATTAATTTATCAGGATGTTGAAGGGATCGAGCATCATTTAAGCTGGGAATCAATTGATCGTATTGCAGAGCTCGTTCTATTCTTTGAAGAACACCCTGAACTTCAACAGAAGTTGGAACAGTTTCGCTCAGATACAAAAGTAGAAGATTAG
- the murB gene encoding UDP-N-acetylmuramate dehydrogenase: MSKQKWFEDLSAVLPEHTVKLDEPLSLHTITRMGGPADVFTSPESQAEAIVIINYAAQYKVPLLLLGNGSNMVVRDGGVRGIVLQLTKLKEITITNTHVYAESGAAIIDVSKHAATQGLTGLEFACGIPGTVGGAMVMNAGAYGGEIQDVIKQCTVVTPEGELLILKKEDLDLGYRSSIISKKGYFVLSAEFELSSGEQQIIDTKIADLTHQRTSKQPLEYPSAGSVFKRPPGYFAGQLIQDSDLQGKGFGGAEVSTKHAGFIVNKNNATATDYIRTIQLVQKTVKEKFGVDLELEVKIVGEE, encoded by the coding sequence TTGTCTAAACAAAAATGGTTTGAAGATCTTTCGGCAGTCCTGCCTGAACATACAGTTAAGTTAGATGAACCACTATCACTACACACGATTACACGAATGGGGGGTCCAGCAGATGTATTTACCTCTCCTGAATCACAGGCTGAAGCCATCGTCATTATCAATTATGCAGCACAGTATAAAGTGCCATTATTATTGTTAGGCAATGGCTCAAACATGGTTGTCCGTGATGGAGGCGTTCGTGGCATCGTTCTGCAACTGACGAAGCTTAAAGAAATTACAATTACGAATACGCATGTCTATGCAGAGAGTGGTGCAGCTATCATAGATGTGTCAAAACATGCAGCGACTCAAGGATTGACGGGTCTAGAATTTGCATGTGGCATCCCAGGTACAGTGGGTGGTGCTATGGTAATGAATGCTGGAGCTTATGGTGGGGAAATTCAAGATGTCATCAAACAGTGCACAGTGGTTACGCCTGAAGGAGAGCTTTTGATTCTGAAAAAAGAAGATTTAGATCTAGGGTACCGTTCAAGTATAATTTCGAAAAAAGGGTACTTTGTGTTATCAGCAGAATTTGAGCTCTCTTCTGGGGAACAACAAATCATTGATACAAAAATTGCAGATTTGACTCACCAGCGAACTTCTAAGCAACCGCTAGAATATCCGTCTGCTGGAAGTGTGTTTAAACGTCCACCTGGTTACTTTGCAGGTCAGCTGATTCAAGACAGTGATCTTCAAGGGAAGGGCTTTGGTGGTGCAGAAGTCTCAACAAAGCATGCAGGATTCATCGTCAATAAAAATAACGCTACGGCAACTGATTATATTCGTACGATTCAGCTTGTGCAAAAGACGGTCAAAGAAAAATTTGGCGTCGACTTAGAGCTGGAAGTGAAGATAGTAGGAGAAGAATAG
- a CDS encoding penicillin acylase family protein — protein MRKGIKITLWVMGSLLVLLTLALLGLNWFVANSKPQIEGEMALTSITDEIVVTRDEEGVPHIEAASDADLYRAQGFVQAQDRLFQMDLARRQASGQLSEVVGEAALSTDQFFLTFSLRDAAEKSYEGYSEEAKQVLAWYAEGVNDFITHAKEDGKLSYEFNLLGYEPEPWTPVDSLTIGKYMAYDLGGNWSSLAIRHWAVQNLEEQKARELFITYPEGDPAILEANKNTAVQVGMNFPIDVLPHSFNGSNNWVVSGEKTATGEPLLADDPHLGLSTPSIWYQMHLKSPEQNVSGVIFAGIPGIILGHNEQVAWGVTNVGPDVQDLYIEKPNPENPHQFSYDGEWEDAEVRSYEILVKDQEAVPYEVVVTRHGPIISDLLYEDTDAEAVFSMQWTALEPTQELQAILEMNKSSNWDQFEAALEQFHAPAQNFVFAAKDGTIAYKANGRLPLRKQGDGQLPVPGDSSEYGWNGYVPYEELPTAVNPQEGFIATANNQVVDDSYPYHITDFWAQSYRYERIAEVLQETDELSVQDMMDLQMDQHNLQARRFLDQMLDSLATTETGKNNDELISSMQEWTKIDEAELAQPLIFNKWMKKLPDVLFAQEIPEDVYEMMPGKANITDQLLQTYADGEVSAWVEDVGGFDKWLELAFNEMMEEMQEKHGEDWTEWQWGNEHLLTFSHPLAGASPILARVLNPEPIPIGGSGITAQAAAFNEQGEVTHGASWRFVADLSDLSSAYHIVGPGQSGHVKSPWFHNQVEDWATGTYHETSLTADYKEAHILRLLPK, from the coding sequence ATGAGAAAAGGAATAAAAATTACATTGTGGGTAATGGGGTCACTGCTTGTTCTGCTAACTCTTGCATTGCTCGGTTTGAACTGGTTTGTGGCAAATTCAAAGCCGCAAATTGAAGGGGAAATGGCACTTACATCTATTACTGACGAAATCGTGGTGACTCGGGATGAAGAGGGAGTCCCTCATATAGAGGCTGCATCAGATGCTGATTTGTACCGAGCACAAGGATTTGTGCAGGCACAAGACCGCCTGTTTCAAATGGACCTTGCACGTAGACAAGCAAGTGGGCAATTGTCTGAAGTCGTTGGGGAAGCGGCTTTGTCGACGGATCAATTCTTTTTAACATTTAGCTTGAGGGACGCGGCTGAAAAGTCGTATGAAGGATATAGTGAAGAGGCAAAGCAAGTATTGGCTTGGTATGCAGAGGGCGTCAACGATTTTATCACCCATGCCAAAGAAGATGGAAAGCTAAGCTACGAGTTCAACCTACTCGGCTATGAGCCTGAACCATGGACGCCTGTCGATTCCCTGACTATAGGAAAATACATGGCCTATGATTTAGGGGGCAACTGGTCCTCACTTGCCATTCGTCATTGGGCTGTACAAAATTTAGAGGAACAAAAAGCTCGTGAATTATTCATCACCTATCCAGAGGGTGACCCTGCCATTTTAGAAGCAAACAAAAATACAGCTGTGCAAGTCGGTATGAATTTTCCGATTGATGTTCTGCCACACTCATTCAATGGGAGTAATAACTGGGTAGTTTCGGGAGAGAAGACGGCAACTGGAGAACCGTTGCTTGCTGATGATCCTCATCTTGGGTTAAGCACACCTTCTATTTGGTATCAAATGCATTTAAAATCTCCTGAACAAAATGTGAGTGGGGTAATTTTTGCTGGAATACCAGGTATTATCTTAGGTCACAATGAACAAGTGGCATGGGGCGTGACGAATGTCGGACCTGACGTGCAAGACTTGTATATTGAGAAACCGAATCCCGAAAACCCGCATCAATTTTCTTACGATGGTGAATGGGAAGATGCTGAAGTGCGCTCTTACGAAATTTTAGTGAAAGATCAAGAAGCGGTTCCTTATGAAGTTGTGGTTACCCGTCATGGTCCGATTATTTCTGATTTGTTATATGAGGACACGGATGCTGAAGCTGTATTTTCCATGCAATGGACAGCACTTGAACCAACACAAGAACTCCAAGCCATCTTAGAAATGAATAAATCTTCTAATTGGGATCAATTTGAAGCAGCACTTGAACAATTCCATGCACCAGCACAAAACTTTGTTTTTGCAGCTAAAGATGGAACAATCGCTTATAAAGCAAACGGTAGGCTTCCGCTTCGGAAACAAGGAGATGGGCAATTGCCGGTTCCAGGTGATTCTTCAGAGTACGGTTGGAATGGTTATGTACCTTACGAGGAGTTGCCAACAGCTGTCAATCCACAAGAAGGGTTTATAGCTACAGCGAACAACCAAGTTGTTGATGACAGCTATCCTTACCACATTACGGATTTCTGGGCTCAATCGTATCGTTATGAACGTATTGCCGAAGTTCTTCAAGAAACTGATGAGTTATCCGTACAAGACATGATGGATCTACAAATGGACCAACACAACCTCCAGGCCAGAAGATTTCTGGACCAGATGCTAGACTCATTAGCCACTACAGAAACAGGGAAAAATAATGATGAATTGATTTCGTCGATGCAAGAATGGACAAAAATAGATGAAGCTGAACTAGCACAACCTCTGATTTTTAATAAATGGATGAAGAAGCTTCCGGATGTGTTGTTTGCGCAAGAGATTCCAGAGGATGTCTACGAGATGATGCCCGGGAAAGCAAATATTACCGATCAACTGCTGCAAACCTATGCAGATGGAGAGGTCAGTGCGTGGGTAGAAGATGTAGGTGGCTTTGATAAATGGTTGGAGCTAGCTTTCAACGAAATGATGGAAGAAATGCAAGAGAAACACGGGGAAGATTGGACAGAGTGGCAATGGGGAAATGAGCATCTGCTGACATTTTCTCATCCATTAGCCGGTGCTTCTCCTATCTTAGCGCGAGTGCTTAACCCAGAACCTATACCTATTGGTGGATCCGGAATTACTGCGCAAGCGGCCGCGTTTAACGAACAGGGAGAAGTGACGCACGGAGCATCTTGGCGTTTTGTAGCAGATTTAAGTGATTTATCTTCTGCCTATCATATTGTTGGTCCAGGCCAGAGCGGACATGTAAAATCACCTTGGTTCCATAATCAAGTAGAGGACTGGGCAACGGGTACTTATCATGAAACTTCGTTGACTGCTGACTATAAAGAGGCTCATATACTACGACTTCTCCCTAAATGA
- a CDS encoding GNAT family N-acetyltransferase: MRLTEWTMEEQEQLIHFLTTNSWPFHGNATPERELIEKTIGEGGYESDDVKTFWVENEQADKVGIVKIHDLQDEIPLFDLRIAETARGKGYGSKALKLVTEYVFSLQEKKIRLEGHTRLDNVAMRKTFERAGFVKEAQLRQAWFSPKEERYYDAVTYGMTREDFLKGTSTPVAWDEMMAVQDQPKKPLVPDYLETERLIVRAPKLEDVPDVWEAISESMATLKPWMIWAQQPPKMEETETSMRKAIAAFVTQEDFRMHLFEKETGNFIGSTGFHRIDWNLGRFEIGYWLRSSYEGKGYITETVQMLTEFAFRELKAVRVEIRCDEDNQGSRRVAERCGYELEGILRKSARKADSKEFADTCIYSRIQ; the protein is encoded by the coding sequence ATGAGACTTACAGAATGGACAATGGAAGAACAAGAGCAACTCATACATTTTCTTACGACAAACTCATGGCCATTTCATGGAAATGCCACACCAGAACGCGAACTAATTGAAAAAACAATTGGAGAGGGCGGCTATGAGTCTGACGATGTGAAGACGTTTTGGGTAGAGAACGAACAAGCGGATAAGGTCGGCATTGTAAAAATACATGATCTACAAGATGAAATACCGCTATTTGACCTAAGAATTGCAGAAACTGCGCGCGGGAAAGGCTATGGTTCCAAGGCGTTAAAATTAGTGACGGAATACGTGTTTTCCTTACAAGAGAAGAAAATTCGTCTGGAGGGTCACACACGTTTAGATAATGTGGCCATGCGCAAGACCTTTGAACGTGCAGGGTTTGTGAAAGAAGCACAGCTACGCCAAGCGTGGTTTTCACCAAAAGAAGAGCGTTATTACGATGCAGTTACTTACGGGATGACGCGTGAAGATTTTCTGAAGGGTACATCGACGCCAGTTGCATGGGATGAAATGATGGCGGTGCAGGACCAACCGAAAAAGCCATTAGTGCCGGACTACTTGGAGACTGAACGCCTCATCGTGCGTGCGCCAAAACTTGAAGACGTACCCGATGTCTGGGAAGCGATTTCTGAAAGTATGGCGACACTCAAACCATGGATGATATGGGCGCAGCAGCCTCCTAAAATGGAAGAAACAGAGACGAGCATGCGAAAAGCAATCGCCGCTTTTGTCACGCAAGAAGATTTCCGTATGCATTTGTTTGAAAAAGAAACAGGTAATTTCATTGGCTCTACCGGCTTTCATCGTATCGACTGGAATCTAGGGCGTTTTGAAATTGGTTACTGGTTACGCTCGAGTTACGAGGGGAAGGGCTATATCACAGAAACTGTTCAGATGCTTACGGAGTTTGCTTTCCGCGAGTTAAAAGCAGTGCGAGTTGAAATTCGTTGTGACGAAGACAATCAGGGCAGTCGACGAGTTGCCGAACGCTGTGGCTATGAATTAGAAGGGATCTTGCGAAAAAGTGCGCGCAAGGCGGATTCAAAAGAGTTTGCTGATACTTGTATCTACTCACGCATTCAATAA
- a CDS encoding Glu/Leu/Phe/Val dehydrogenase, with amino-acid sequence MSKVSHPIVKQALQALLKRHEFLPVCKGESRDKAFKSMEAILSTPNQIHKAYIRMPLENGEIVRIPSFRVQHNNASGPYKGGIRFHESVNEHEVENLSFLMTLKNALHNVPYGGGKGGIVIDPRSLSEKELHALCVKYVRNFNDVLGPDKDIPAPDVGSGEREMDWMMAEYKKINHGQPYLGSFTGKSVINGGSLGRREATGKGVYFTMRYLLHDYVEKNRTNLENSENIFAKTTLEHSGRPLTVAIQGFGNVGSVTALEAYRDQKIQNKVVAVSDRNVTLTNLDGLDIPALVEFTANNKGDLPVTAEQLKAINVVATVEAREAVLTMDIDVLILAALEDQIHQDNWKDIKARILVEGANAPVTQEADELLAEKGVVIIPDILANAGGVIVSYLEWLQGRETQFYSEEEVFSKLYEKMGQTMETILPQYYADPFALRQNAFIHAVGRLSEVLYRQGKLY; translated from the coding sequence ATGAGTAAAGTATCGCATCCGATCGTAAAACAAGCATTACAAGCACTACTAAAGCGTCATGAATTTTTACCCGTCTGTAAAGGGGAAAGTCGGGATAAAGCCTTTAAATCAATGGAAGCTATCTTATCAACTCCTAATCAAATTCATAAGGCTTACATACGTATGCCGTTAGAAAACGGAGAAATTGTGAGAATTCCTTCTTTTCGCGTGCAACATAACAATGCATCAGGTCCTTACAAAGGAGGAATCCGTTTTCATGAGTCCGTTAATGAGCATGAAGTGGAAAATCTCTCTTTCCTGATGACTTTAAAGAATGCGTTGCACAATGTACCTTACGGTGGTGGTAAAGGTGGCATTGTCATCGATCCACGTTCTTTATCTGAGAAGGAACTTCATGCTTTATGTGTAAAATATGTACGTAACTTCAATGATGTTTTAGGTCCTGACAAGGATATCCCTGCGCCAGACGTTGGTTCAGGGGAACGAGAAATGGATTGGATGATGGCAGAATATAAGAAAATTAATCATGGACAACCTTATCTCGGCAGTTTTACGGGGAAGAGTGTTATCAATGGTGGATCATTAGGCAGACGTGAAGCCACGGGTAAGGGCGTGTACTTTACCATGAGATACCTACTTCATGACTATGTGGAGAAAAATCGCACGAACCTTGAGAACTCAGAGAATATCTTTGCTAAAACTACATTAGAACATTCAGGCAGACCTTTGACAGTAGCAATTCAAGGATTTGGGAATGTAGGGTCCGTGACAGCATTAGAAGCCTATCGTGATCAAAAGATTCAAAATAAAGTTGTGGCTGTGTCAGATCGGAATGTTACATTAACAAATTTAGATGGCCTGGATATTCCGGCCTTAGTAGAATTTACAGCTAATAACAAAGGCGATTTACCGGTCACAGCAGAACAATTGAAAGCAATCAATGTTGTAGCAACTGTAGAAGCACGTGAAGCAGTGTTGACAATGGATATCGATGTACTAATTCTAGCTGCACTGGAAGATCAAATTCACCAAGACAATTGGAAAGATATTAAAGCGCGTATCTTAGTTGAGGGAGCTAATGCACCTGTAACCCAAGAAGCAGACGAGCTATTGGCAGAAAAAGGGGTAGTTATAATTCCGGATATCTTAGCCAATGCAGGAGGAGTAATCGTTTCCTATCTAGAATGGCTGCAAGGACGAGAGACGCAATTCTATTCGGAAGAAGAAGTGTTTTCGAAGCTTTACGAAAAAATGGGTCAGACAATGGAGACCATTCTTCCGCAGTACTACGCAGATCCTTTCGCACTTCGCCAAAACGCATTCATTCATGCAGTTGGAAGACTTTCAGAAGTGCTCTATCGCCAAGGTAAGCTCTATTAA
- a CDS encoding alanine/glycine:cation symporter family protein produces the protein MEWLNSFVDWANNYLWTYILIALLIGAGLYFSIRTKFVQFRMFGEMFRVITEKKETDTGVSAFQAFTISTASRVGTGNITGVALAIGIGGPGAVFWMWLIAIIGMATAFVESTLAQVYKVRDGNEFRGGPAYYMEKALGQRKLAIVFSILLTLSFGFIFNSVQSNTIAVSVSDVFNIPTWVIGLALVGLTATIIFGGVHRIVKVTQVIVPVMAVLYILIALFVVATNLSEIPAFFSLIFSHAFGLQEAVGGGVGAAIMQGVRRGLFSNEAGMGSVPNAAATANVSHPAKQGLVQSLGVFFDTIIICTATAFIILLSDFYKTATDDGIVLTQNSLADHVGSWAPYFVAIAIIFFAFSSIVGNYYYGETNIELINAHRGWLQGYRVLVLAMVMFGALAKVQLVWNMADLFMGLMAVINIVIIIILGKLAGQVLDDYVAQRKRGLDPQFYAKNISGLTNTECWEENSPETK, from the coding sequence ATGGAGTGGTTAAACTCATTTGTGGACTGGGCAAATAATTATTTATGGACTTACATATTAATTGCCCTTTTAATCGGTGCTGGTCTTTATTTTTCAATCCGTACTAAATTTGTTCAGTTCCGCATGTTTGGTGAAATGTTTCGCGTTATCACCGAAAAGAAAGAAACAGATACAGGTGTATCTGCATTTCAAGCCTTTACCATTAGTACAGCATCTCGAGTAGGAACGGGTAATATTACTGGAGTTGCCTTAGCCATTGGAATCGGGGGTCCTGGAGCCGTATTCTGGATGTGGCTAATTGCTATCATCGGTATGGCCACAGCTTTCGTAGAAAGTACGCTTGCACAAGTCTATAAGGTGCGTGATGGCAACGAGTTTCGCGGTGGTCCGGCCTATTACATGGAAAAAGCTTTAGGCCAACGCAAATTAGCAATTGTCTTCAGTATTTTATTGACACTTAGCTTTGGATTTATCTTCAATTCTGTTCAATCAAACACAATTGCTGTTTCGGTCAGCGACGTTTTTAACATTCCAACATGGGTTATTGGGTTAGCGTTAGTTGGGTTAACAGCAACAATTATTTTTGGTGGTGTTCACCGAATTGTGAAAGTAACACAAGTCATTGTTCCCGTTATGGCAGTGCTTTATATTTTAATTGCGTTGTTTGTAGTAGCTACAAATTTATCAGAAATTCCAGCATTTTTCTCGCTCATTTTTAGCCATGCTTTTGGTTTACAAGAGGCAGTAGGGGGCGGGGTTGGTGCAGCAATTATGCAAGGGGTAAGACGTGGATTGTTCTCCAATGAAGCAGGGATGGGTTCAGTCCCTAATGCGGCAGCAACAGCTAACGTTTCCCATCCAGCTAAACAAGGTTTAGTACAAAGTCTAGGAGTATTCTTTGATACAATCATCATTTGTACAGCAACAGCGTTTATCATCTTGCTATCTGATTTTTATAAAACGGCTACTGATGATGGAATCGTCCTAACTCAAAATTCACTGGCTGATCATGTAGGAAGTTGGGCGCCTTATTTCGTGGCAATTGCCATCATCTTCTTTGCATTCAGTTCAATCGTTGGAAACTACTATTACGGCGAAACGAATATTGAGTTGATCAATGCACATCGTGGTTGGTTACAAGGGTACCGTGTGTTAGTACTCGCTATGGTCATGTTCGGAGCTTTAGCAAAAGTTCAATTGGTTTGGAACATGGCAGATCTATTTATGGGGTTAATGGCGGTCATTAACATTGTGATCATCATTATCTTAGGTAAACTGGCGGGTCAAGTACTTGACGATTATGTCGCACAACGTAAGCGTGGTCTAGACCCTCAATTTTATGCTAAAAATATTTCAGGACTAACCAATACAGAGTGTTGGGAAGAGAATTCACCAGAAACTAAATAA
- a CDS encoding YceI family protein — translation MTKYTDDTAHSSIGFSVKHMMVSKVRGNFNEFSANLEGQETDLTGSTIEFTIDVASINTNNEDRDNHLRSADFFDVETYPSITFKATDIQSKGGDEYKVTGDLTIKDVTKEVTFDAEYEGKGTNPWGQEVVAFSANSKINRKDFGLTWNQTLETGGVLVGEDIKIDIELELNPAQEA, via the coding sequence ATGACAAAGTACACAGATGACACAGCTCACTCAAGCATTGGATTTTCAGTAAAACACATGATGGTTTCAAAAGTACGCGGGAACTTTAACGAATTCTCAGCTAACCTTGAAGGACAAGAGACAGATCTTACTGGCTCAACTATCGAATTTACAATTGATGTAGCATCAATTAATACTAATAATGAAGACCGTGACAACCACTTACGTTCTGCAGATTTCTTCGATGTAGAAACATACCCATCTATCACTTTCAAAGCTACAGACATCCAGTCTAAAGGCGGAGACGAGTATAAAGTAACTGGTGATCTTACAATTAAAGATGTAACTAAAGAAGTTACGTTTGATGCAGAATATGAAGGTAAAGGCACAAACCCATGGGGTCAAGAAGTTGTAGCTTTCTCTGCTAACTCTAAAATCAACCGTAAAGACTTCGGTCTTACATGGAACCAAACACTTGAAACAGGCGGCGTATTAGTCGGCGAAGATATCAAAATTGATATCGAACTTGAATTGAATCCTGCTCAAGAAGCGTAA
- a CDS encoding DsbA family oxidoreductase produces MEIAIWSDYVCPFCYIGKRRLERALEETGFSSQVTVHLKSYQLDAGTPEVVTESIYESLARKYNTTIEQAKAMTANVIEQAKSEGLEYNFDNAKPANTARAHRLVKWADTQGKGNDLGEALLQAYFIDGKNINDSAILIELATSVGLDASGTEEVLMSNQFFPEIQIDQTEAAQIGVQGVPFFVLNNKYAISGAQPIEVFKEALQKVAEEEGLKPTLQTIGGQGATCDGDVCDF; encoded by the coding sequence ATGGAAATCGCAATCTGGTCAGACTACGTTTGTCCTTTTTGTTATATTGGAAAACGCCGCTTAGAACGCGCGCTAGAAGAGACTGGGTTTTCAAGTCAGGTAACAGTACATTTGAAGAGTTACCAGCTAGATGCCGGTACCCCCGAAGTTGTAACTGAATCTATTTACGAATCCTTGGCTCGAAAATATAATACAACTATTGAACAAGCAAAAGCGATGACAGCTAATGTCATCGAGCAAGCAAAATCAGAAGGGCTAGAGTACAATTTTGATAATGCAAAACCGGCCAATACGGCTCGTGCACATCGTCTAGTAAAATGGGCAGATACACAAGGTAAGGGAAATGATTTAGGAGAAGCCTTGCTGCAAGCCTATTTCATCGATGGAAAAAATATTAATGATTCGGCTATTCTTATCGAGTTAGCTACTTCAGTTGGCCTGGATGCCTCAGGAACGGAAGAGGTACTCATGAGTAATCAATTCTTCCCAGAAATCCAAATCGACCAAACAGAGGCTGCGCAAATCGGTGTTCAAGGAGTACCATTCTTTGTCCTCAACAATAAATATGCCATTTCTGGCGCACAACCTATTGAAGTATTCAAAGAGGCGCTACAAAAAGTTGCCGAAGAAGAAGGCTTAAAACCTACCCTTCAAACCATTGGTGGTCAAGGTGCTACTTGTGATGGCGACGTATGTGATTTTTAA
- a CDS encoding lmo0937 family membrane protein yields MGRILWLVIVVLIVIWLLGFLFEIGGGLIHTLLIIAGIIFVVQLLMGKRSL; encoded by the coding sequence ATGGGCCGTATTCTATGGTTAGTGATTGTCGTACTTATTGTTATTTGGTTATTAGGATTCTTATTTGAAATTGGTGGAGGATTAATTCATACACTTCTCATCATCGCTGGTATCATCTTCGTGGTACAGTTATTGATGGGTAAACGATCCCTATAG
- a CDS encoding S1-like domain-containing RNA-binding protein yields MAELEIAAVVKVKLLEKDGSKWVAVTEDKDVLVINESEAIEQWEEGQEVSVFTYADRKGNLVATGHIPTIRKGAYGWAKVVKVTDRDGATVDIGGTQAAIVKGEDLPKIRELWPQPGDCIFMTLRTDRDGNLLGRLATEEKIEELYVEAPTTVYNSDISARAYRLLPIGTFLLSTKGMYRIFVHQTERQHEPRLGEEVTVRIIEVKEDGTLNGSLLPRKQERLSDDAETIWRYLQTVGGKMPFGDKSTPDEIQEMFSMSKASFKRALGKLMKDGKIQQQDGWTLSKL; encoded by the coding sequence ATGGCAGAATTAGAAATTGCTGCAGTTGTTAAAGTAAAATTACTCGAAAAAGATGGTTCAAAATGGGTTGCTGTCACAGAGGATAAAGATGTATTGGTAATCAATGAATCAGAAGCTATAGAACAGTGGGAAGAGGGCCAAGAAGTTTCTGTCTTTACGTACGCTGACAGAAAAGGAAACTTAGTAGCCACTGGCCATATTCCAACCATCCGCAAAGGTGCTTACGGCTGGGCAAAAGTTGTTAAAGTCACAGACCGTGATGGAGCGACTGTTGATATTGGTGGAACACAAGCAGCAATTGTAAAAGGCGAAGATTTACCAAAAATTCGAGAACTATGGCCACAGCCAGGTGATTGTATTTTTATGACCCTTCGTACAGATCGCGATGGCAATTTATTGGGTCGCCTTGCAACAGAAGAGAAAATTGAAGAGCTTTATGTCGAGGCGCCAACAACTGTTTACAATAGTGACATCTCTGCTCGCGCGTATCGGTTGCTTCCAATTGGAACGTTCTTATTATCCACAAAAGGAATGTACCGTATTTTTGTCCACCAAACAGAGCGTCAGCATGAACCAAGACTGGGCGAAGAAGTAACAGTTCGTATTATTGAAGTTAAAGAAGATGGAACACTAAATGGCTCTCTGTTACCACGAAAACAAGAGCGACTTTCAGATGATGCCGAAACGATTTGGCGCTACCTGCAAACAGTAGGGGGCAAGATGCCTTTTGGTGATAAATCTACACCTGATGAAATTCAAGAAATGTTTTCTATGAGTAAGGCATCATTTAAGCGTGCTTTAGGTAAACTAATGAAGGACGGGAAAATTCAGCAGCAAGATGGTTGGACACTTTCGAAATTGTAA
- a CDS encoding helix-turn-helix domain-containing protein — MKESELCPRLSSAMDLLGKRWTALIIYQLLNGSKRFNELESSMPISGRLLSERLKELELEGLVTRKIYSEVPVRVEYSLTEKGQALRSVIEGIEQWSQQWT; from the coding sequence ATGAAAGAATCAGAACTTTGTCCAAGGCTCTCTAGCGCTATGGATTTATTAGGAAAACGGTGGACAGCATTAATCATTTATCAGTTGTTGAATGGTTCTAAACGATTTAATGAATTAGAGTCTTCAATGCCAATCAGCGGGAGACTGTTATCTGAACGATTAAAAGAACTTGAGTTAGAAGGGTTAGTTACCCGTAAAATTTATTCAGAAGTGCCTGTACGTGTAGAGTACTCGTTAACAGAAAAAGGCCAAGCACTTCGTTCGGTTATCGAAGGCATAGAGCAATGGTCACAGCAATGGACGTAA